In Zingiber officinale cultivar Zhangliang chromosome 6A, Zo_v1.1, whole genome shotgun sequence, a single genomic region encodes these proteins:
- the LOC121994986 gene encoding zeatin O-xylosyltransferase-like, giving the protein MATDDVAVVMVPLPAQGHLNQFLNLSRVLASCGLAVHYLGSATHNRQVRERAENSLGSAGGIYFHDLPLPHFSSPAPTYDAGVNFPGHLQPAFDAVLHVFTPLADFLRSLAASSRRVVLIHDSSMTFTSVAGASLPNVESFCFHTISAISGFLYRCEGSGSPREKAIEHLKLPRVSNEGCITEEFKNFFHSQRKMFADGEGRLLNTCRAIEDLFIDLIAREPGWEGKKTFAIGPLHQTAASENRGVRHGCVEWLDQQPLGSVLYVSFGTTSTFSDEQVAELAAGLEASGRRFLWVLRAADRCDIFSEDAENKRLPPEFYARVEGRGMVVRGWAPQVEILSHPATGGFMSHCGWNSCIESFAAGVPILAWPMHSDQPRNALLVTHLLRVGFPARNWETRAELVPAEAVRDAVEQLMGEEGEEVKRRARELAAEVRQSTSEGGSYKADLDAFVAHIAR; this is encoded by the coding sequence ATGGCGACCGACGATGTGGCCGTGGTAATGGTTCCGCTTCCGGCGCAGGGTCATCTAAACCAGTTCCTCAACCTCTCCCGCGTCCTCGCCTCCTGCGGTCTCGCCGTTCACTACCTCGGCTCCGCCACCCATAATCGTCAGGTCCGTGAACGCGCCGAGAACAGCCTCGGCAGCGCCGGCGGGATCTACTTCCATGACCTCCCGCTGCCTCACTTCTCCTCACCTGCACCGACTTACGACGCCGGTGTCAACTTTCCGGGCCATCTTCAGCCCGCCTTCGACGCGGTTCTCCACGTGTTCACCCCTCTCGCTGACTTCCTCCGCTCTCTCGCCGCTTCCTCCCGCCGCGTCGTTCTCATCCATGATTCGTCCATGACGTTCACGTCCGTCGCAGGCGCCTCCCTCCCCAACGTCGAGAGCTTCTGCTTCCACACTATCTCCGCCATCTCTGGCTTCTTATACCGCTGTGAGGGGAGCGGAAGTCCGCGGGAGAAGGCGATCGAACATTTGAAGCTTCCCCGCGTGTCTAACGAAGGTTGCATAACAGAGGAATTCAAGAACTTCTTCCATAGCCAAAGGAAAATGTTCGCCGACGGTGAAGGTCGCCTCTTGAACACGTGCCGGGCGATCGAGGACCTGTTCATCGACTTGATAGCGCGCGAACCAGGGTGGGAGGGCAAGAAGACATTCGCCATCGGGCCGCTGCACCAGACCGCCGCGAGCGAAAACAGGGGAGTTCGGCACGGTTGCGTGGAGTGGCTGGATCAGCAGCCGCTGGGCTCGGTCCTCTACGTCTCGTTCGGCACTACGTCGACTTTCTCGGACGAGCAGGTGGCTGAGCTGGCGGCTGGGTTGGAGGCTAGCGGGAGGCGGTTCTTGTGGGTCCTTCGGGCCGCCGACCGGTGCGACATTTTCTCGGAAGATGCAGAGAACAAGAGACTGCCTCCGGAGTTCTACGCGCGGGTGGAGGGGCGGGGGATGGTGGTGAGGGGCTGGGCGCCCCAGGTGGAGATCCTATCGCACCCGGCGACGGGAGGGTTCATGAGCCACTGCGGGTGGAACTCGTGCATCGAGAGCTTCGCCGCCGGCGTGCCGATCCTGGCGTGGCCGATGCACTCGGACCAGCCACGCAACGCGTTGCTGGTGACGCACTTGCTTCGGGTCGGGTTCCCGGCGCGCAACTGGGAAACGCGAGCTGAGCTGGTGCCAGCGGAGGCTGTCAGGGATGCCGTGGAACAACTGATGGGTGAAGAAGGGGAGGAGGTGAAGCGGCGGGCGAGGGAGCTTGCGGCGGAGGTGAGGCAGTCGACGTCGGAGGGTGGCAGCTACAAGGCCGATCTAGATGCCTTCGTG